AATTCTTCCTATGTCCCGATCCTCGGGGCCTTGATAGGGCAAGTTGGGCCGGTATATGATTTGTAGCGTGGGTTAATTACCAAGCCATCACCGGGGCGAAATTCCCTGAACTGGGAGGGATGATGAGGCTCGAAATAAAAAATGGATCAGGCGCTTGGGTTTTGGGCGCTGTCTCCGCTGCGTTGTTGATCCTGCTGTGGGGCATTCGAGTGTCCGGCTCACAAACCTTCAGAGGAATCGAGGTGGTGCTTGAGGACGGCTCCGGCATCGGAAGCGCAGTGGAAAGCATCCCTCTGTACGATCGAATGATCGGTGTGATTATCGGAGTTGATGTATATCGTGATCTGGGGAATGAGTACCGGCTCAAGTACGCCGTCAAGGATGCAAAGGGGGTGGCGCAATCCCTGCGAAAGCTCTACCTTTTCCAAGAAATTATCGAGCTCTACAACGAGCAGGCCACCCGAGGCAATATTT
The Deltaproteobacteria bacterium DNA segment above includes these coding regions:
- a CDS encoding caspase family protein yields the protein MGAVSAALLILLWGIRVSGSQTFRGIEVVLEDGSGIGSAVESIPLYDRMIGVIIGVDVYRDLGNEYRLKYAVKDAKGVAQSLRKLYLFQEIIELYNEQATRGNILKTLQGHLSTTGLNDAVFVYFACHGITRSTFQGDLGYLIPYDGSVKMDEMYKNISMQQIKSDISPLIPAKHVLFIADACFGGLLLGTRLPV